Part of the Zea mays cultivar B73 chromosome 4, Zm-B73-REFERENCE-NAM-5.0, whole genome shotgun sequence genome is shown below.
ACACCTGCTGCGTACGTGGATACCACACGTCCACACATGACACACACTACTACGTACGTACATACCCGACACACATGTCACAGACTCACAGCTAACAAAAACAaaacacccttttcctttcctctGGCTCTATGTACGTACACTAGCTCCCTCTCATCTCATCACTCCATGGCCGACAAGCAAGAACACCAGCAGCAGCCCCACGGCCACGGCCACCATTTCCTGGTGGTGGCCTACGGCATGCAGAGCCACGTGAACCCAGGGCGCGCCCTAGCCCACCGTCTCGCTCGGCTCAGCTGCATcgacggccgccccatcctcgccACGCTCTCCGTGCCGGTCGCCGCCCAACGCCGCCTGTTCCCGTCGCCCACGACGATGGTGGACAAGGAGGCCTGCAGCGACGGCGTCATCTCCTACGTCCCCCACTCGGACGGCTTCGACGACGGCGCCAGCGCGCCCAAGACCGCCGAGGACTGGGCCCGCCGGCGCCGCGCGACCGCCGCCAGCCTCTCCGCcgtcgtcgcgcgcttcgccgccgccgggacgCCGGTCACGTGCATCGTGGTCACGATGGTGGGGCCCGCGATGGTGGACGTGGCGAGGGACCACGGCATCCCCTTCGCCGTCTACTGGATCCAGCCGGCCGCCGTCCTCGCCGCCGAGTACCACTACTTCCACAGCTACGACGACgaccacgcccgcgcgcgcgaggTGAGCCTGCCCGGGCTGCGCCGTCCTCTCCCGGTCCGGGACTTCCCGTCCTTCCTGGTCGACACGACGGGCAGCGTGCTGGCCAAGGTCATCACCGAAATGTTCCGGGAACTGTTCGAGAGCATGGACCGGTGGCGGCCCAAGGTGCTCGTGAACACGCTGGAGGAGCTGGAGGCGGGCGTGCTCGCGGGGATGAGGCGCCACCTGGACCTGGTCGCCGTCGGCCCCATGCTCGGGGCCTCGGCGGACGACGCGCGGATCCATCTGTTCGAGCACGACGACGACGTCGACAAGAAGAGGTACATGGACTGGCTCCGGGCCCGCCCGGACAGCTCGGTGGTGTACGCGTCGTTCGGGAGCGTGACGAAGGTCACCAGGCACCAGATGGGCGAGGTCGCCGCGGGGCTGCGGCAGTGTGGGCGGCCGTACTTGCTGGTCGTACGCAGGGACGGGctccaggacgacgacgacgagagcaGCAGCAGCCTCCATGTCCCGCTGGGCTCGGAGAGCTGCCAGCAGGGGATGGTCGTGGGCTGGTGCGACCAGCTGGAGGTCCTGTCGCACCCAGCGGTCGGCTGCTTCGTCTCGCACTGCGGCTGGAACTCCACCATAGAGGCCATGGCGTCCGGCGGCGTGCCCATAGTCGGCGTGCCGGACTCGTTTGACCAGCCGACGAACGCGTACTTGGTGGAGGAAGAGTGGGGGGTTGGCATCAGAACGGGGCGAAACAGCGACGGCGTGTTGTCAGGGACAGAGTTGGCAAGATGCATTGAGCTCGTCATGGGCGACGGTGCAAGAGCAGTGGCGATAAGGGAGAGGATGAAGGGCTTGAAAACGATGGCGCAAGCAGCAGCCGACACAGGCGGGTCTGTGGAGACAAACCTTCGCCACTTTGTCAAAACATTCCAAGCTCTTGAGCCGTGACACATTTTGCAGAAGACGGAGTGTGTCAAAATCAGTATAATGAAATCCTCTTAAAAAGGTGTTTGGACTTCGAAAAAAAATCAGCTAAACTTCTTTTGGATTAAAATCTGTTTGGCTTAGCATTCGACTCCAGTTCCATAAATGACAGATTTTAGGGAAAATATCCTTCTCTTAAAGAACCCACATGTAGATGAACCAACTCCATTATTTCTCTCTCCCATCTCACTCACCCAGTCATCTCTCTCCATGGAACGACATGAGGCATGAGGTGACACTGTGACAGTCGACTGTCAATTTCCTCCACCTTAGCTTAAATCATGGAGTCATTGGCATGCTACCTTCACTTTTCATCCCCAAGTCCATCTTGTATTGTATCATATCAATAAGAAAACACCCTTGTTCAACTTTCTTTTTATTGAATGATAATAATCTATATAACTAACTAAGCAATCTTCACAATCTCTCATTAGCCCATTGCTATTGATCATCTCTTTAATATTTTTTTCTAGCTTGAAGAATATTGATGCATTTAAAAAAACATTTGTTCTATGTGCTCAATGCATCTCTAAACCAAATGCATTTCATATTGTTTTCATTTATCACTTGTATTTGCTTGCATTGTCATTTCTCCCATTATGCACTATCGACTCATCCTTCAAAATTGACCAATGTCGATGAACTTCCACATTTTTTTCATTCATGCACACGAGCCACCAACGGGACTAATTAtagattgaaaggatcacgataccCAAGAGGGGGTAAATTGGGCTTCTATAAAATTCTTACAAAAGATTAAACCCTAAACAAGAGTCCAACTTCACCCAATCTACTAACTAGAATGTAAAAGCTATGAAATAAGTCATTATGAAAAATACCAGCAAATCAAACACACAAATtaaattgctcaaagtaaatgcgGAAACTAAAGTAGGGACAAGAAAACTCCTCCATGTTCCCTCGAGATATCAaagagtcgacactctccactagtcctcgttcgaGCACTCGTGCAAGTGTATCGTTCcctcttggtcctcgcaagaaccaagtgctcagtatgagatgatcctttacctctccggcgcggtggatccctcacgaccgcataCAATCatcgagtcgggtcaccaacaaatcctctGGGGTGATCATCGAGCTCTAATCGCCACCGAGCCCTCTAGGTGATGTCGATCGCCAAGAGTAataagccatagactttcacttgaccaagagaaacaTAATGCATgtagtgtgtgctctaggtggctctcatgcgCACTAATGAAGTACTAACTTGGGATTATGATTTTGCTAATCACCTCGCTAGGCTTTATGGACTTGCAATGTACTAGCAATGAATTCTAGTTGGTTGGGGCAGCAAGACAATAACTATTGCTgggggagggggtataaatagtccAACCACCAAAACCTAGCTATTACATGGTTTGTTGCGCATGGACGCACCAGATAGTCTAGTGCGCCACTGGTGCgctcccaacggctagttctggagTCGCACCTGACATAGCACAGTGGTTGTTCTGTGCATACTGGACAGTCCGATTCTTGGCTAAAAATCGACTAGCGCGAAGTGCTTGCTCTCGGATTTTGGTGCTCTCGAGTTTGCTCTCAGGTGCTCTCTGGCATGCTGCCCAAGACACcattggacagtctggtgccccagggCAGCAACACAACATTTTCCTTAGGGTTTTCTAAACCAATTTCGATTCTAAATTGTGAGTGAGATcttgagtgacacctagcactagtttTGAGTGTGAACATGCACTGACACTACACTAGttatctcttggtcaaactactcatccacaacctcTCTTTATAGTATGACTAGAATAAAaataaaagttctaactctataccAAGTGCCCCACAACTCATTCGACACTTAGGATATgtagaccttcatcttttgattcgtaTTTTTCAGCTGTCGCTTCAATTTCTCATTTGAGAGATTGTTTTCACGGTTGGAGCGCAACTTCTTGCATTGTGACTTAACTAACCATttactctgcaaaacacacgttagtcacaagtAATATTACGTTTTCATAATCACTGAAACCaactaggggcctagatgctttcaatctcccctttttggtgattgatgaaaaCTCTGTAGGTGTGAGAGTATTTAAGTTCTGTCAACATTAGAAGATTATTAGTGATATTCAACAAGTTGACAGAAGGGAGTCATGTATAATATATAGGAAGTATAAGCGCCTACATGACATAAACCCTGTTAAGATAATGCGAATGAAATCCATGAACAAGAGTTGCATGACAAGTGTAGTAAGCAAGCGAAAACATATAATCACACACATAGTCATCAAAAGATCCTGAGAGCATATCATTGAGTTTATGAGGCAAACACAAGCTGAGAGTCACACATTAGAGTACCATACATATATTACCATAAAAGACAATGACTCTCTCAACTaacccccctagctctcacaactctcatCTCTCTCCCTTTGGTGGCAAGCACCAAAGGGCCACCCTAACCTAGAGATCATAAGAAGGAGGAGGAGGGGTAGGCGCGCACCAAGTTGAGGGCAAACGGTCAGAGCAGAGACTGGAAGAGGAtcggagtcagtctcggatctagGATCTGGTGTAGAGGTTGGAGCTAGTGTTGACTCTAACGCTAACTGCGGGGCCTGAGATGTTGGTACTGGAGCTGGAGCCAAAACTGAAACTGCCACTGCTAAAGTAGAAACTACATAAATTGGTGGCACTGGTGGCTGAGGACTCACAACTCCAATGCCCTGAGTAGAGAAATCCAGAGTGACTAGCCGGAGAGGTGAGAACATTAGACCAAAAGTGTGCAACTGGGGTCCTGACTGGATGGCTGACACCACTGAAGTCTGAAGAGGTGGTGGTGGAGCCGACTATACTGGAGGCACATGAACACCGATGTGCTGAAGAATATGAGTCATAAATGCCCGGTGCTCTGCCCTATCTGCCAAGAGCTACTGCTAAAGAGTGTCCTAACAATCATGAATAGTCTGAAACATATATAGAATCTGCTCAGGCATCTCCTCCTAGATGGCTACCTAACGAGCCTGCTCAGCTACCAAGTGAGCCTATTGTTGGGTCAATGACCGAAGAATAGCTATCATTGTCATATTAATTGTTGGATGTGCGGCTGGAGGAACAAC
Proteins encoded:
- the LOC100273555 gene encoding Cyanidin 3-O-rutinoside 5-O-glucosyltransferase, with translation MADKQEHQQQPHGHGHHFLVVAYGMQSHVNPGRALAHRLARLSCIDGRPILATLSVPVAAQRRLFPSPTTMVDKEACSDGVISYVPHSDGFDDGASAPKTAEDWARRRRATAASLSAVVARFAAAGTPVTCIVVTMVGPAMVDVARDHGIPFAVYWIQPAAVLAAEYHYFHSYDDDHARAREVSLPGLRRPLPVRDFPSFLVDTTGSVLAKVITEMFRELFESMDRWRPKVLVNTLEELEAGVLAGMRRHLDLVAVGPMLGASADDARIHLFEHDDDVDKKRYMDWLRARPDSSVVYASFGSVTKVTRHQMGEVAAGLRQCGRPYLLVVRRDGLQDDDDESSSSLHVPLGSESCQQGMVVGWCDQLEVLSHPAVGCFVSHCGWNSTIEAMASGGVPIVGVPDSFDQPTNAYLVEEEWGVGIRTGRNSDGVLSGTELARCIELVMGDGARAVAIRERMKGLKTMAQAAADTGGSVETNLRHFVKTFQALEP